One genomic segment of Odocoileus virginianus isolate 20LAN1187 ecotype Illinois chromosome 17, Ovbor_1.2, whole genome shotgun sequence includes these proteins:
- the C1QTNF1 gene encoding complement C1q tumor necrosis factor-related protein 1: protein MGSRGLGLTLACCLLLAFACGLVLGRVPRGQQEQQEQEGTREPPMDHAERDEEEHEKYGPRQDEEAPASRCLRCCDPGTSVYQAIPVPQINITILKGEKGDRGDRGLQGKYGKTGSVGARGHTGPKGQKGSMGAPGDRCKNHYAAFSVGRKKPLHSNDYYQTVIFDTEFVNLYNHFNMFTGKFYCYVPGIYFFSLNVHTWNQKETYLHIMKNAEEVVILYAQVSDRSIMQSQSLMLELRDQDEVWVRLFKGERENAIFSDEFDTYITFSGYLVKPANEP from the exons ATGGGCTCCCGCGGGCTGGGACTCACGCTGGCATGCTGCCTGCTGCTGGCCTTCGCCTGCGGTCTGGTGCTGGGCCGAGTGCCCCGtgggcagcaggagcagcaggagcaggagggGACCAGGGAGCCGCCGATGGACCACGCTGAGAG GGATGAAGAAGAGCATGAAAAATACGGTCCCAGGCAGGACGAGGAAGCCCCTGCTTCTCGGTGCCTCCGCTGCTGTGACCCTGGTACTTCCGTGTACCAGGCCATCCCGGTGCCGCAGATCAACATCACCATCCTGAAAG GTGAGAAGGGCGACCGGGGAGACCGGGGCCTGCAAGGCAAATACGGCAAAACAGGGTCCGTGGGTGCCAGGGGCCACACGGGACCCAAAGGGCAGAAAGGGTCCATGGGGGCCCCCGGGGACCGCTGCAAGAACCATTACGCTGCCTTCTCCGTGGGCCGGAAGAAGCCCCTGCATAGCAATGACTACTACCAGACGGTGATCTTCGACACAGAGTTCGTGAACCTCTACAACCACTTCAACATGTTCACGGGGAAATTCTACTGCTACGTGCCCGGCATCTACTTCTTCAGCCTCAACGTGCACACCTGGAACCAGAAGGAGACGTACCTGCACATCATGAAGAACGCGGAGGAGGTGGTGATCCTGTACGCCCAGGTGAGCGACCGCAGCATCATGCAGAGTCAGAGCCTGATGCTGGAGCTGCGGGACCAGGACGAGGTGTGGGTGCGCCTCTTCAAGGGCGAGCGGGAGAATGCCATCTTCAGCGACGAGTTTGACACCTACATCACTTTCAGCGGCTACCTGGTCAAGCCGGCCAACGAGCCCTAG